In the Helianthus annuus cultivar XRQ/B chromosome 11, HanXRQr2.0-SUNRISE, whole genome shotgun sequence genome, one interval contains:
- the LOC110897268 gene encoding uncharacterized protein LOC110897268: MVRSMTSGACSPRSKSRNDREQGYWQGTPVGANITSLTLDKLDGGLGMKRVKRSKYEKESVIWMRGECRGSWMKIKHRARTEHTLNKASAMLFRRYSKTAN, translated from the exons AtggtccgaagtatgacaagtggagcatgctcaccaaggtctaaatcgcgtaacgaccgcgaacaaggttatTGGCAAGGAACGCCCGTCGGGGCAAACATTACCAG tttgactcttgacaagctagatggaggcttgggaatgaagcgggtcaaacggagcaagtacgAAAAGGAAAGCGTAatttggatgcgag GTGAATGTCGAGGGTcctggatgaagatcaagcatcgagcaagaaccgaacacacgttaaacaaagcttccgcaatgttgttTCGCCGTTATTCTAAAACGGCGAATTAA
- the LOC110897267 gene encoding trafficking protein particle complex II-specific subunit 130 homolog: MAHLLAQFQSIKISCDGLVIAVKDVSDLWPLVKEKFEERLPFKRAMLNNKNHYPVTVDNLQAEFLLTTDSRIKSRVPQDQLFFCFQEPYATVVLVACEDLDEFKTVLKPRLKLILQNEEEWFIVFVSKAKSEKDSTSKMEKKVYARLEVDFNSRRRERCCKYDLHGTVVTFWDDFELKIMECIRNTFDRRVQFYEDEIRKLNEQRLTPVWTFCNFFILKESLAFMLEMANLHEDSLREYDDLELCYMDTVKNEDKKREFGGTEHGDDQSAILSRNNKQLTQIVLETSFREFEFQQYLFACQAKLLFDLNRPFDVASRGFSFIASFSEALGRQESNLPFCTREVWILTSCLSLINATADHYRDGQIAPDLEREYYRIRAELYSQSRVKLMRLAYLIGFGSTIERSPLNSASLSMLPWPKPAVWPSVPSDASSEVLDKEKTILQVTPRIKHFGIQSKPLSLEPSSLLSDASSVDTTRLSELFVAAEHALRATISDPDLRKSLSSLEEFEKKYLDLSKGAADNYYHAWWKRHGVVFDGEIASVYFKHKNYEQAASSYEKVCALYSGDGWQDLLADVLPNLAECQKILNDKPGYLSSCVRLLSLDKNLFAVKERQAFQSELVHLAHSDMADPVPLDVSSLITYSGNSGPPVELCDGDPGTLTVTLWSEFPDDISLESLSLTLTATNNADERVKTIKSSGVTMLKTGWNTIDLSLPPQKPGSYELGVLTGQIGHLRFRSHGFSRGGPANRHADDMSFDKPAKPVLKVFKPRSLVDLYAAVSSALLMNKPQWVGIVIKPLNYSLKGARLHIDVGPGLKIEESRAIEIEKYADNDNNSSNSSNIPTEISQINLTNGSIELPDWASNITSIFWTPVCAISDGLPRGTSAGVISTQRPSIANGMRTLALKLEFGVSHNQIMKRTIPIHFTDPFHVSTRVTDQGSDGSLFLQVILQSQVKASLTIHDVWLDLQDGFSHAGRGDGRPTSGMFPLIVPPASNSGVLFGISLGATTAEDEGKAEHRDTIINIKYEICGDRNHGSHTPISLKPEGPENADVTPFLTFRSGLVLQRPVQEPLLAVAFLPLPSNGLTVGQLVTFRWRLERLTSFDLKDELLYEVNANSRNWMFAGRKRGHAPLSSKQGARIEISIMCVPLAAGHVRPPQLHLPNVNKAHICCNPAGPHLVCVLPPPLSSSFCIPA, translated from the exons ATGGCACACTTGTTGGCTCAGTTTCAGTCGATCAAGATTTCATGTGACGGCCTCGTGATCGCGG TGAAAGATGTGAGCGATTTATGGCCTCTTGTGAAAGAAAAGTTTGAGGAACGGCTTCCGTTTAAACGCGCTATGTTAAACAACAAAAACCATTATCCTGTAACTGTGGACAACCTGCAAGCTGAGTTTTTGTTAACTACCGATTCGAGGATCAAAAGTCGGGTCCCTCAGGATCAACTGTTCTTTTGTTTTCAAGAACCTTATGCAACTGTGGTTCTTGTAGCATGTGAG GATCTAGACGAGTTCAAGACAGTATTAAAACCGCGTCTGAAGTTAATCTTGCAAAATGAAGAGGAGTGGTTCATCGTGTTTGTGTCCAAAGCTAAATCGGAAAAGGACTCAACGAGCAAGATGGAAAAAAAGGTTTACGCAAGACTTGAAGTTGATTTCAATTCAAGGAGGAGAGAAAG GTGTTGCAAGTACGACTTGCATGGAACCGTAGTAACCTTTTGGGATGACTTTGAACTCAAAATCATGGAGTGCATCAGAAACACATTTGATAGGCGCGTCCAGTTTTACGAGGACGAGATTCGTAAGCTCAACGAACAACGTCTTACGCCCGTTTGGACCTTCTGTAACTTTTTCATCCTCAAAGAAAGCCTGGCATTCATGTTAGAGATGGCTAATCTTCATGAGGATTCGTTGCGCGAATATGATGACCTAGAGTTGTGTTACATGGATACAG TTAAAAATGAAGACAAAAAGAGGGAATTTGGAGGAACGGAACATGGAGATGATCAATCTGCCATACTAAGCCGTAACAACAAGCAACTCACACAGATCGTTCTCGAAACTTCCTTTAGGGAGTTTGAATTCCAACAGTACCTATTTGCATGTCAAGCTAAG CTGTTGTTTGATCTAAACCGTCCATTTGACGTTGCATCAAGAGGGTTCTCATTCATAGCCAGTTTCTCAGAAGCATTGGGCCGGCAAGAG AGTAATTTGCCTTTCTGTACGAGAGAAGTTTGGATCCTGACCTCATGTTTGAGCTTGATCAATGCAACTGCTGACCATTACAGAGATGGGCAAATAGCACCGGATTTAGAACGAGAATATTATCGTATACGGGCTGAGTTATACTCTCAATCCCGAGTAAAG TTAATGAGACTTGCATATCTTATCGGGTTCGGATCTACTATAGAAAGAAGTCCACTCAACAG TGCTTCACTTAGCATGTTACCTTGGCCTAAGCCAGCAGTTTGGCCTTCAGTTCCCTCTGATGCTTCATCTGAGGTTCTTGACAAAGAAAAG ACAATTCTTCAAGTTACTCCAAGAATCAAGCACTTTGGTATTCAGAGCAAACCATTGTCTCTTGAACCCTCTTCTCTTCTGTCTGATGCAAGCTCGGTTGATACCACGAGACTTTCAGAACTTTTTGTGGCTGCTGAACACGCTCTTCGTGCGACTATTTCTGATCCTGATTTACGGAAATCTTTATCGTCTTTAGAGGAATTTGAG AAAAAATATCTGGACCTATCAAAGGGTGCTGCTGATAACTATTATCATGCATGGTGGAAAAGGCATGGAGTCGTTTTCGACGGCGAAATTGCGTCTGTTTATTTCAAACATAAGAATTACGAACAGGCTGCGAGTTCATACGAAAAGGTTTGCGCTCTTTATTCTGGTGACGGATGGCAAGATTTGTTAGCGGATGTGCTTCCGAATCTAGCCGAGTGCCAGAAAATACTTAACGATAAGCCTGGTTACTTATCGTCTTGTGTGAGATTACTTTCGTTAGATAAAAACTTGTTCGCGGTCAAAGAACGCCAAGCGTTTCAGTCAGAACTAGTTCATCTTGCACATAGTGATATGGCTGATCCGGTCCCTTTAGACGTGTCGTCACTGATAACATATTCTGGTAATTCGGGTCCACCCGTGGAGCTTTGTGATGGGGATCCGGGTACCTTGACTGTAACTTTATGGAGTGAGTTTCCTGATGATATTTCTCTTGAATCGCTTAGTCTTACGTTGACCGCTACAAATAATGCTGATGAGCGTGTTAAG aCGATCAAGAGCAGTGGTGTTACTATGTTGAAAACGGGTTGGAATACGATTGATCTATCGTTGCCCCCACAGAAACCGGGCTCTTACGAGTTGGGAGTTCTTACGGGGCAGATTGGTCATTTAAGATTCAGGTCTCATGGTTTTTCCAGAGGTGGGCCAGCAAATAGACATGCTGATGATATGAGTTTTGATAAGCCTGCTAAACCTGTCTTGAAG GTGTTCAAACCAAGGTCCCTTGTGGATCTATACGCAGCAGTTTCATCCGCATTATTAATGAACAAGCCTCAGTGGGTCGGGATCGTTATCAAGCCATTAAACTACTCCCTCAAGGGTGCTCGTCTACACATTGACGTCGGGCCTGGGTTAAAGATCGAGGAGTCACGTGCCATTGAAATCGAGAAATATGCCGATAACGATAATAACAGTTCTAATTCTTCTAATATTCCCACAGAAATTTCTCAAATTAATCTTACAAATGGTAGTATAGAGTTACCAGATTGGGCCAGCAATATAACTAGCATTTTTTGGACTCCTGTCTGTGCCATTAGTGATGGGCTGCCAAGAGGAACATCTGCAG GCGTAATATCGACTCAAAGGCCAAGCATTGCGAATGGGATGAGGACTTTAGCCCTGAAACTTGAATTCGGGGTGTCACATAATCAGATAATGAAAAG GACTATACCTATTCATTTCACCGACCCATTCCACGTCAGCACACGGGTCACAGACCAGGGCAGTGACGGTTCTTTGTTTTTGCAG GTGATATTACAGTCACAGGTGAAGGCCTCATTAACCATACATGATGTTTGGTTAGATTTACAAGATGGGTTTTCTCACGCTGGACGAGGTGATGGGAGACCAACATCTGGCATGTTCCCATTGATTGTTCCTCCAGCTTCTAATTCTGGAGTTTTGTTTGGTATATCACTTGGAGCTACAACCGCCGAAG ATGAAGGGAAAGCGGAGCATCGTGAtacaataataaatataaaatatgaaatatgtGGGGATAGAAATCATGGATCCCACACCCCTATCTCTCTAAAACCCGAAGGACCCGAAAATGCCGACGTCACACCATTTTTAACATTCAGAAGTGGTCTCGTTTTACAACGGCCCGTGCAAGAACCTTTATTAGCAGTTGCATTTCTTCCTTTACCCTCAAACGGTCTCACAGTTGGTCAGCTTGTCACATTTAGATGGAGACTCGAAAGGTTGACCAGCTTTGACCTCAAGGACGAATTATTGTACGAAGTCAACGCGAATTCAAGGAATTGGATGTTTGCCGGAAGGAAACGAGGCCATGCCCCTCTCTCCTCAAAACAAG GTGCAAGAATTGAGATATCAATAATGTGTGTGCCACTAGCTGCTGGACATGTGCGCCCTCCACAACTCCACTTGCCAAATGTCAATAAGGCCCATATATGCTGCAATCCAGCAGGCCCACATTTAGTGTGTGTCCTGCCTCCACCTTTGAGCTCATCATTTTGCATTCCAGCATGA